The following proteins are encoded in a genomic region of Bacteroidia bacterium:
- a CDS encoding gliding motility-associated C-terminal domain-containing protein, whose protein sequence is MNSFKRLFFIFLLISSGGFSFSQTGNGSWQVDYEGPKSFIQNKGQFDGRNWQKDTKIEYGVDYNKAFIFFTKKGLTYRFDKIIRNPNRKKGEIDDSNPKRTNISELIHVNWIGANQNPEIVAENLSSDYFSYAIKNLTTKEVRNENQINGYKKITYKNLYDKVDVVYVIQPESGIKYSIILHPGADVSQIKMKYYTGHTSIANENIECNLDENGEIQIKTSLSEIVEHKPFTFYKKSKQEIKSSFKFENNILSFNLEEYNKSKEVVIDPWVQSPAFSTSTAVWEVETDAVGNVYVIGGETPMQLKKYNSAGTIQWTYTTPWDTASVWLGTLATDNTGVSYITSGTSPEIERINNAGGMVWHNASFALFSLTEWWSITFNCDKTKLIVGGTGGSVLSPKSVIYEMDVNNGNVIIPVNVNSGMAGGFPIEVRSISSSKDAKYIFLTHHHVGAIIDNFGACPQAGPVYKLDNGHHLGYKCENYLPATQNGGGLKALIANDQFFYTHSGNQIHKRLLGNGSLVTSVNLNGGNSTTVPFVGGKVVLNSGLDVDDCGNVYAGSGDRVVKFDADLNFISEALLPFTVYDVSVNSNGEVVAVGAQSDNQAATRNGKIQSVNLSACAQFALVCCDANICIPDTFCLNDPAINLTPSSPGGVWSGIGITNAANGTFNPSVAGVGVHTVYYSLACGSDSISIVVSPCVSITACQELNGNITVSSGITPYTWESQTIPCITGLGNYCGIFTAAGAPVWGVFGGNSATETPDGNWPIRVTDAVGTSLTITSLASLPMCSSCPTLVITPANIVNATCGNANGSFSVTTTVGGSPYDYVLFDGSSNVVASFNNIAGSQSFTGLSADIYTLMVTDNNGCTGSVTVTITATGGITPSITGATSFCTGGSTTLDAGAGYTNYLWSTGATNQTINVTTANTYSVTVTDGAGCTGVASVSVTVNTSLSPTVTGNNFCVGSNTTLDAGSGYVTYLWSTGGNTQTISVNTSGNYIVTVTNASGCSGTGQLTVSANALPTPTITGNLTFCSGATSILDAGAGYLFYNWSTSDVTQTISVSAAGNYSVSVTDANGCIGSTQVTVTVNPSLTPTISGATSFCTAGSTVLDAGTGYAGYLWSNGSLSQTITVTTAGTYSVTVANASGCTGIASVVVAVNSSLSPVVTGNNFCAGNGSTLDAGSGYSTYLWSTGATTQTISVFAVNTYYVTVTNATGCSGTGQIVINQNANPTPSITGNLSICAGFSTTLNAGAGYASYFWSTTAVTPTVSVNTPGSYSVTVTDNNGCTGTSLVVVTLSSGLNPTITGSLQICSGSSTVLNAGNGYAGYLWSNGMLTPTITVSTVGNYSVTVSDASGCSGVASATLVVNPNPTPLITGNLSMCSGDTTYLDAGSGFSTYAWSSANNTQSIAVGSSGVYTVTVSNVFGCTGTSSVTVNETNGVLLSAVPLHNICNGEWAYLTATASGGSAPFTYYWNNVISPASIGVQPIASTTYQAYVVDVNGCVSNIVSVIVNVTPPLQVDVMASPTSICPNESTVLNVSINQGGVPPFTIFTSSGQIVIPPISISPTVSGFQYLYVKDGCGSISHDSVYITVNSSPLASFVSDTVNGCEPLTVSFTPMNPLPGQTYLWNFGDLSYNAISYDINPVHQFSQDGIFDVTLTVTNASGCSTTYTHDDMINVYPNPDASFITDPIYASIVKPQIHFINLSEGADSYIWSFGDGDSSSIENPWHWYSSLGSYHVYLVAITDLGCTDTVFSSIYIRDEYTFYAPTYISPDYDELNDVFYVLGNGISPEDFHLYIFDRWGEIIYETDKYDPTQPEKYGWDGTANGHAIVPIGSYTWLVKYYDGDHIEHDRSGVVNVVR, encoded by the coding sequence ATGAACTCGTTTAAAAGATTATTTTTCATTTTTTTACTGATATCATCAGGCGGTTTCTCTTTTTCTCAGACTGGAAATGGATCATGGCAGGTAGATTATGAAGGTCCAAAATCATTTATTCAAAATAAAGGTCAGTTTGATGGTCGTAATTGGCAAAAGGATACTAAAATTGAATACGGTGTTGATTATAATAAAGCATTTATTTTTTTCACCAAAAAGGGGCTTACTTATCGTTTTGATAAGATTATAAGAAATCCAAATCGAAAAAAAGGAGAAATAGATGATAGTAATCCTAAAAGAACTAATATTAGTGAACTAATTCATGTTAATTGGATTGGTGCAAATCAAAATCCGGAAATTGTAGCAGAAAATTTATCAAGTGATTATTTCTCATATGCAATTAAAAATTTAACTACAAAAGAAGTTAGAAATGAGAATCAAATAAATGGATATAAGAAAATCACATACAAAAATTTATACGATAAAGTTGATGTTGTTTATGTTATTCAACCTGAATCAGGAATAAAATATTCAATTATTTTACATCCCGGAGCAGATGTATCACAGATTAAAATGAAATATTATACTGGTCATACCAGTATTGCTAATGAAAATATCGAATGTAATTTAGATGAAAATGGAGAAATTCAAATAAAAACATCCCTTTCTGAAATTGTCGAGCATAAACCATTTACATTTTATAAAAAATCAAAGCAAGAAATTAAGTCGAGTTTCAAATTCGAAAACAATATTTTATCATTTAATTTGGAAGAATACAATAAATCCAAAGAAGTTGTAATTGATCCATGGGTTCAGTCACCCGCTTTTAGTACTTCTACTGCGGTTTGGGAAGTAGAAACTGATGCTGTAGGTAATGTTTATGTTATTGGTGGTGAAACCCCTATGCAATTAAAAAAATATAATAGTGCTGGTACTATTCAATGGACATATACAACCCCATGGGATACTGCAAGTGTTTGGTTAGGTACTTTAGCTACTGATAATACTGGAGTTAGTTATATTACATCCGGAACTTCGCCAGAAATTGAAAGAATTAATAATGCTGGTGGTATGGTATGGCATAATGCATCTTTCGCACTTTTTAGTTTAACTGAGTGGTGGAGTATAACCTTTAATTGCGATAAAACAAAGTTAATTGTTGGCGGAACTGGAGGTTCAGTACTTTCGCCAAAATCAGTAATTTATGAAATGGATGTTAATAATGGTAATGTTATTATTCCAGTAAATGTTAACTCAGGGATGGCTGGCGGATTTCCTATTGAAGTTAGATCAATTTCATCTTCTAAGGATGCAAAATATATATTTTTAACTCACCATCATGTGGGTGCTATTATTGATAACTTTGGTGCATGTCCACAAGCTGGACCTGTATATAAACTTGACAATGGGCATCATTTAGGATATAAATGTGAAAATTATTTGCCTGCTACTCAAAATGGAGGTGGCTTAAAAGCATTAATTGCTAACGATCAATTTTTTTATACTCATAGCGGAAATCAGATACATAAAAGGTTATTGGGTAATGGTTCATTAGTTACATCGGTAAATTTAAATGGAGGAAATTCAACTACGGTTCCATTTGTAGGTGGAAAGGTTGTTCTTAATAGTGGTTTAGATGTTGATGATTGTGGAAATGTTTATGCTGGATCTGGTGACAGGGTTGTTAAATTTGATGCAGATCTTAATTTTATTTCTGAAGCTTTATTACCTTTTACTGTGTATGATGTTAGCGTAAATTCTAATGGTGAAGTAGTTGCAGTTGGAGCACAGTCAGATAATCAGGCAGCAACCAGAAATGGTAAAATACAGTCTGTAAATTTAAGTGCCTGTGCACAATTTGCGCTTGTTTGTTGCGATGCTAATATTTGTATACCTGATACTTTTTGTTTAAATGATCCGGCAATAAATTTAACACCTTCATCTCCCGGTGGAGTATGGTCTGGGATTGGAATCACAAATGCAGCAAATGGTACATTTAATCCTTCAGTTGCTGGGGTAGGAGTACACACAGTTTATTATAGTCTTGCATGTGGATCAGATTCTATATCAATTGTTGTTAGTCCATGCGTTTCTATTACTGCTTGTCAGGAATTAAATGGAAATATTACTGTTTCAAGTGGAATTACTCCTTATACATGGGAGAGTCAGACAATTCCTTGTATTACAGGGTTAGGAAATTATTGTGGAATATTTACTGCAGCTGGAGCACCTGTATGGGGGGTTTTTGGTGGAAATAGTGCAACAGAAACTCCTGATGGAAACTGGCCCATTCGAGTGACAGATGCAGTTGGTACTAGTTTAACTATTACTTCTCTGGCTTCTCTTCCTATGTGTTCTTCATGTCCTACACTTGTTATAACACCTGCAAATATAGTTAATGCTACTTGTGGAAATGCAAATGGAAGCTTTTCTGTAACAACTACAGTAGGTGGTTCACCTTATGATTATGTTTTATTTGATGGTTCAAGTAATGTGGTTGCAAGTTTTAATAACATAGCGGGTTCGCAAAGCTTTACAGGGCTTTCGGCTGATATCTATACCTTAATGGTTACTGATAATAATGGATGTACAGGTTCGGTAACAGTGACAATTACAGCTACAGGTGGAATAACGCCTTCAATAACTGGAGCAACATCATTTTGTACAGGTGGTTCAACTACTTTAGATGCTGGTGCGGGTTATACAAACTATTTGTGGTCAACAGGAGCAACAAATCAAACAATTAATGTTACAACTGCTAATACATATTCTGTAACAGTTACCGATGGGGCAGGTTGTACAGGTGTAGCCTCAGTTTCAGTAACAGTTAATACAAGTTTAAGCCCTACTGTTACCGGCAATAACTTTTGTGTTGGTTCTAATACTACTCTTGATGCAGGTAGCGGTTATGTTACATATTTATGGTCAACAGGTGGAAATACACAAACAATTTCAGTTAATACTTCAGGAAATTATATTGTTACGGTTACTAACGCAAGTGGTTGTTCAGGAACCGGTCAGTTAACTGTTTCTGCAAATGCTTTACCTACACCAACAATTACAGGAAACTTAACATTCTGCAGTGGTGCAACAAGTATTCTTGATGCAGGAGCTGGTTATTTATTTTATAATTGGTCAACTTCTGATGTTACCCAAACAATTTCAGTTTCAGCAGCAGGAAATTATTCGGTATCGGTAACAGATGCTAATGGATGTATAGGCTCAACTCAAGTTACAGTTACTGTTAATCCGTCATTAACGCCAACAATATCCGGTGCTACTTCTTTCTGTACTGCTGGTTCTACAGTATTAGATGCAGGAACTGGTTATGCCGGTTATTTATGGTCAAATGGATCTTTGTCGCAAACAATTACAGTTACTACTGCTGGTACATATTCAGTGACCGTAGCAAATGCCAGTGGATGCACTGGAATAGCTTCTGTTGTTGTAGCTGTAAATTCGAGTTTATCACCTGTTGTTACAGGGAATAATTTCTGTGCAGGCAATGGCTCAACTCTTGATGCCGGTAGTGGATACTCAACTTATCTTTGGTCAACAGGAGCTACAACTCAGACTATATCAGTATTTGCAGTAAATACTTATTATGTTACTGTAACAAATGCTACAGGATGTAGTGGTACTGGACAAATTGTTATCAATCAGAATGCAAACCCTACACCTTCAATTACTGGAAATTTATCTATTTGTGCAGGATTTTCAACAACTTTAAATGCAGGGGCTGGTTATGCTTCATATTTCTGGTCAACAACAGCTGTTACTCCAACAGTTTCTGTGAATACACCAGGTAGCTATAGTGTAACTGTTACTGATAATAATGGTTGCACAGGAACTAGTCTTGTAGTTGTAACATTAAGTAGTGGGTTAAATCCAACAATAACCGGTAGTCTTCAAATATGCAGTGGTTCTTCAACTGTGTTAAATGCTGGAAATGGTTATGCAGGATATCTTTGGTCAAATGGTATGTTAACACCAACCATTACGGTAAGTACTGTAGGTAATTATAGCGTAACTGTAAGCGATGCAAGTGGGTGTTCAGGAGTTGCAAGTGCAACATTAGTTGTTAATCCAAATCCAACACCTTTAATTACCGGTAATTTGAGCATGTGTTCTGGTGATACAACTTATCTTGATGCCGGATCAGGTTTCTCAACTTATGCATGGTCATCTGCTAATAATACACAATCAATTGCTGTTGGTTCATCAGGAGTTTATACAGTAACTGTATCTAATGTTTTTGGATGTACAGGTACTTCAAGTGTGACTGTAAATGAAACAAACGGAGTATTATTATCTGCTGTCCCTTTGCATAATATTTGTAATGGTGAATGGGCATATCTTACAGCAACTGCCTCGGGAGGTTCTGCACCTTTTACATATTACTGGAATAATGTTATAAGTCCTGCTTCAATTGGCGTTCAACCTATAGCTTCAACAACATATCAGGCTTATGTGGTTGATGTTAATGGCTGTGTTAGTAACATAGTTTCTGTAATAGTAAACGTTACTCCACCATTGCAGGTAGATGTTATGGCTTCTCCTACTTCTATCTGTCCTAATGAATCTACTGTTTTAAATGTAAGTATTAATCAGGGCGGGGTTCCTCCATTTACTATATTTACAAGTTCTGGGCAAATTGTTATTCCACCTATAAGTATAAGTCCTACAGTTTCCGGATTCCAGTATTTGTATGTTAAAGATGGTTGTGGTTCTATCTCACACGATTCAGTTTATATTACAGTTAATTCTTCACCACTTGCTAGTTTTGTAAGCGATACGGTTAATGGTTGTGAGCCATTAACGGTAAGTTTTACTCCTATGAATCCTTTGCCTGGTCAGACTTATTTATGGAATTTTGGTGATTTAAGTTATAATGCAATTTCATATGACATTAATCCTGTTCATCAGTTTTCGCAAGATGGAATTTTTGATGTGACGTTGACTGTTACAAATGCTTCTGGTTGTTCAACAACGTATACACATGATGATATGATTAATGTTTATCCAAATCCTGATGCAAGTTTTATTACAGATCCGATTTATGCAAGTATTGTTAAACCACAAATTCATTTTATTAATCTTTCAGAAGGAGCTGATAGTTACATATGGTCTTTTGGTGATGGCGATTCTTCCAGCATAGAAAATCCTTGGCATTGGTATTCTTCACTTGGATCTTATCATGTATATCTTGTTGCAATTACTGATTTAGGTTGTACAGATACTGTTTTTAGTTCTATTTATATTAGAGATGAATATACATTCTATGCTCCAACTTATATATCTCCTGATTATGATGAGTTAAATGATGTCTTCTATGTATTAGGTAATGGAATTAGCCCTGAAGATTTTCATCTTTATATTTTCGACAGATGGGGAGAGATAATTTATGAAACAGATAAATACGATCCTACTCAACCAGAAAAATATGGATGGGATGGAACTGCTAATGGTCATGCAATTGTTCCTATAGGAAGTTATACATGGTTGGTAAAGTATTATGATGGAGACCATATTGAACATGACAGGAGTGGTGTTGTTAATGTAGTACGTTAA
- a CDS encoding CotH kinase family protein produces MFCFYKKILLLFFFSITILCNSQVVINEYSCSNVSGFPDNYGNYEDWIELYNSSATAVNLAGYYLSDKATNPTKWQFPSGVSIAANGRLVVFCSGNDIVVGASIHTNFKLTQTKPESIVFSNASATILENIVLLPTQKNHSRGRQSDGSTTWSLFLTPTFGSANSGSVQEYVSTPVFSQQAGFNTAPVSLTITCATAGSTIRYTLDGTEPTATSTIYSGALNITSTTVVRTKAFSSLPGVPPSFIQSNTYFVNASHNLAVLSVYGDNVNTLFGGTTSQPDAAIEYFDKNNQFRVEATGIANKHGNDSWAYNQRGIDFVTKDQYGYDYALRWKLFNYKNRNEFQRIIIKALANDNYPFENGGAHIRDPYVSTITQRGDLYLDARTYEPCVLYVNGQYWGLYDMREKVDDADFTDYYYNSDEKGVQMLKTWGGTWSEYGGVQAQTDWDNLMNYILSNNMAVQSNYNYVDSLYNTKSLVDYFILNSYVVCSDWLNWNTEWWRGINPNANKKKWRYCLWDEDATFGHYINYTGIPDQSAQADPCNPEQIGDMGGQGHVPILNALINNATFRQYYVSRYADLSNTVFSCANMQFVLDSLIALSAPEMPAQIARWGGTVAAWQANVLTLKNFIDDRCAAMSQGMIDCYTLTGPYNINFQVDPPNTGKIKVNSIWVPTYPWNAVYYGNIETILNAVATAPGYTFDFWELVDAVIPNVTTDSVNTTFTGSQTVIAHFKTTVPPIIVSGVPTNSPCFGDNVGSIDLTVSGGTTSSGTYHYQWSNGATTQDIYYLVPGNYTVTVTDDSAGVTVQSYVITQPSQIGLSMSNDLQICVGASATINAYPTGDTPPYYYQWNSGNNTSGFTISPTSDYTYIVTVSGSNGCPSIIDSVRVKVSSGVILNVVANKYNICPNESVQLSVNMTNGGGPPYMIYNSSGNIVTPPITITPLGSGFQTLFVQDGCGSVAQDSVFINVYQNPNPAFLSDKNEGCEPLSVTFNPISVISGQLYSWNFGDIINSSVSNSINPIHDFTNDGIYDVSLTVTSSFGCDSTMHFDNMINVFNAPDARFISNPLVVSIVKPQVFFLNLSEFAYSYLWSFGDGDSSSNLNPMHLYSSVGEYNISLIATSDKGCKDTVFGSVVIRDEYTFYAPNAISPDSDGNNDVFYVLGNAISAKDFHLYVLDRWGGVIFETDKYENNQPSKFGWDGRLKNGSIAAIGSYSWIVKYYDGDGIQHDRSGVVNVIR; encoded by the coding sequence ATGTTTTGCTTTTATAAGAAAATATTATTGTTATTTTTCTTTTCTATAACAATATTGTGTAATTCGCAAGTTGTTATAAATGAGTATTCATGTTCTAATGTTTCCGGTTTTCCAGATAATTATGGAAACTATGAGGATTGGATAGAATTATATAATTCAAGCGCAACTGCAGTTAATCTTGCAGGCTACTATTTAAGCGATAAAGCTACAAATCCAACAAAATGGCAGTTTCCGTCTGGTGTTTCTATAGCTGCAAATGGAAGGTTGGTTGTATTTTGTTCTGGAAATGATATTGTTGTTGGTGCCAGTATTCATACAAATTTTAAATTAACTCAAACAAAACCTGAAAGTATTGTGTTTTCTAATGCGTCAGCAACTATACTTGAGAATATTGTACTTTTGCCTACACAGAAAAATCATTCAAGGGGTAGACAGTCTGATGGCTCTACTACATGGTCTTTGTTTTTAACCCCAACATTTGGATCAGCTAATTCAGGGTCTGTACAGGAATATGTTTCAACTCCTGTTTTTAGCCAGCAGGCTGGTTTTAATACAGCTCCAGTATCTTTAACAATAACATGTGCAACTGCTGGTTCAACAATTAGATATACACTTGATGGAACTGAGCCAACTGCAACTTCTACAATATATAGTGGTGCTTTAAATATTACATCAACAACAGTTGTTAGAACAAAAGCTTTTAGTAGCTTGCCTGGAGTTCCACCAAGCTTTATTCAAAGTAATACATACTTTGTTAATGCAAGCCATAATTTAGCAGTATTGTCTGTTTATGGTGATAATGTTAATACTTTGTTTGGCGGAACTACTTCTCAGCCTGATGCAGCAATTGAGTATTTTGATAAAAACAATCAGTTTAGAGTAGAGGCTACCGGAATTGCAAATAAACATGGTAACGATTCTTGGGCATATAACCAGCGCGGAATTGATTTCGTAACAAAAGACCAGTATGGGTACGATTATGCTTTAAGATGGAAGCTGTTTAACTATAAAAACAGAAATGAATTTCAACGAATAATTATTAAGGCACTTGCAAATGATAATTATCCTTTCGAAAATGGTGGTGCACATATTCGAGATCCCTATGTAAGTACTATTACGCAAAGAGGTGATTTGTATTTAGATGCAAGAACTTACGAGCCTTGTGTGTTATATGTTAATGGACAATATTGGGGGTTATATGATATGCGAGAAAAGGTTGATGACGCTGATTTTACTGATTATTATTATAACTCTGATGAAAAAGGTGTTCAAATGTTAAAAACATGGGGTGGTACATGGAGTGAGTATGGTGGGGTGCAAGCGCAAACTGATTGGGATAATTTGATGAATTATATTCTTTCAAATAATATGGCTGTTCAATCCAATTATAATTATGTTGACAGTTTATATAATACTAAAAGCCTTGTTGATTATTTTATTTTAAATTCTTATGTAGTATGTTCCGACTGGCTTAATTGGAATACAGAATGGTGGCGTGGAATAAATCCTAATGCCAATAAGAAAAAATGGCGCTATTGTTTATGGGATGAGGATGCTACATTTGGACATTATATTAATTATACAGGAATACCTGATCAGTCAGCCCAGGCTGATCCTTGCAATCCTGAACAAATAGGTGATATGGGTGGGCAGGGACATGTGCCAATTCTTAATGCTCTTATAAACAATGCAACTTTCAGACAGTATTATGTTTCAAGATATGCAGATTTGTCCAATACTGTTTTTTCATGTGCTAATATGCAATTTGTTTTAGATAGCCTGATTGCACTTTCTGCACCTGAAATGCCAGCACAAATTGCGCGTTGGGGAGGAACTGTTGCTGCATGGCAGGCAAATGTTCTGACTCTTAAAAATTTCATTGATGACAGATGTGCTGCTATGTCTCAGGGAATGATAGATTGTTATACTCTTACCGGACCATATAATATAAATTTTCAAGTGGATCCACCAAATACAGGAAAAATTAAAGTTAATTCTATTTGGGTTCCAACGTATCCGTGGAATGCTGTTTATTATGGTAATATTGAAACAATTTTAAATGCTGTTGCTACTGCGCCGGGATATACTTTTGATTTTTGGGAACTTGTTGATGCAGTAATTCCAAATGTAACAACAGACTCAGTAAATACTACTTTTACCGGAAGTCAGACAGTTATAGCACATTTCAAAACTACAGTTCCACCAATAATTGTATCTGGAGTTCCAACAAATTCTCCTTGTTTCGGGGATAATGTTGGATCTATTGATCTTACTGTATCAGGTGGAACTACAAGTAGTGGCACATATCATTATCAGTGGTCAAACGGTGCTACTACACAGGATATTTATTATCTGGTTCCCGGAAATTATACTGTAACTGTTACCGACGATTCTGCCGGTGTCACTGTTCAGTCATATGTTATAACACAACCTTCTCAAATTGGTTTGTCTATGTCAAATGATTTGCAGATTTGTGTTGGGGCTAGTGCTACTATTAATGCTTATCCAACTGGTGATACTCCGCCTTATTATTATCAGTGGAATAGTGGAAATAATACTTCTGGTTTTACAATAAGTCCTACATCCGATTATACTTATATTGTAACAGTCTCAGGAAGTAATGGCTGTCCCTCTATTATCGATTCTGTTCGTGTTAAAGTTAGTTCCGGTGTTATTTTAAATGTTGTTGCAAATAAATATAACATTTGTCCTAATGAATCTGTACAACTATCTGTAAATATGACTAACGGTGGAGGTCCACCATATATGATTTATAATTCATCAGGAAATATTGTTACACCTCCGATAACTATTACACCTTTAGGTTCTGGATTTCAAACTTTATTTGTTCAGGATGGTTGTGGATCTGTTGCACAAGATTCAGTTTTTATAAATGTTTATCAAAATCCTAATCCTGCTTTTTTAAGTGATAAGAATGAAGGATGTGAACCATTGTCAGTTACTTTTAATCCTATAAGTGTTATTTCAGGACAACTTTATAGCTGGAATTTTGGAGATATAATAAATAGCTCCGTATCAAATAGTATTAACCCAATACATGATTTTACAAATGATGGAATTTATGATGTCTCATTAACTGTAACTTCTTCCTTTGGCTGTGATAGCACTATGCATTTTGATAATATGATTAATGTTTTTAATGCACCTGATGCTCGTTTTATTTCTAATCCATTAGTTGTAAGTATTGTTAAACCACAGGTGTTTTTTTTAAATTTATCTGAATTTGCATACTCATATCTTTGGTCATTTGGAGATGGCGATTCTTCAAGTAATTTGAATCCTATGCATTTGTATTCAAGTGTAGGGGAATATAATATCAGTCTAATTGCAACTTCAGATAAAGGGTGTAAAGATACAGTTTTTGGTTCTGTTGTTATTCGTGATGAATATACATTTTATGCACCAAATGCTATTTCTCCCGATTCTGATGGTAATAATGATGTGTTTTATGTTCTCGGTAATGCAATTAGTGCAAAGGATTTTCACTTATATGTTTTGGACAGATGGGGAGGAGTTATTTTCGAGACAGATAAATATGAAAATAATCAACCGTCTAAATTTGGATGGGATGGAAGATTAAAAAATGGAAGTATAGCTGCAATTGGTAGTTATTCCTGGATTGTTAAATACTATGATGGCGATGGTATTCAACATGACAGATCTGGGGTAGTAAATGTTATTAGGTAA